A region from the Leptospirillum ferriphilum ML-04 genome encodes:
- a CDS encoding MGDG synthase family glycosyltransferase: MIALFHASAGQGHQKAAEAVHKALLIQEYPCPRPVDTLELLRPGFRRLYRDGYHYLARKNTRLLELLYRTTDHPGQGGFLHASRLKIQKRLAPGFSPILQCRQPDVIVCTHFLPLELLWEKRSRPFSRSVVVAILTDLFPHGLWIHPHVDHYVVPTEDARQELVAMGVPPGRIHLHGIPVDPRFSRKTPSTEARRNLGLPEKPTLLVLSGGFGTAPLCHVLDSFRQVKKDISLVLVAGRNERLRSALEARKNDFPFPVRVLGFTDNLSEWMDASDIVLTKPGGLTTSETLSKGIPLILLPPQGGQEKRNRDYLLFRHAAIATKKEEAGKTAVHLLENPEKCQTLIRSCRRIARPDAAETISAFLIDLDQRLTGSLP, encoded by the coding sequence ATGATCGCCCTTTTTCACGCATCCGCAGGTCAGGGTCACCAGAAAGCCGCCGAAGCCGTTCACAAGGCTCTTCTGATTCAAGAATACCCCTGTCCCCGGCCGGTCGATACGCTGGAACTTCTTCGACCCGGCTTCCGTCGTCTTTACCGGGACGGCTATCATTACCTCGCAAGAAAAAATACACGTCTCCTCGAATTGCTCTATCGGACCACCGATCACCCGGGACAGGGCGGGTTTCTCCATGCAAGCCGTCTGAAAATCCAGAAGCGTCTGGCCCCCGGATTCTCCCCGATACTCCAGTGCAGACAACCCGATGTGATCGTCTGCACACACTTCCTTCCTCTGGAGCTTCTGTGGGAAAAACGATCACGGCCTTTTTCCCGATCCGTGGTCGTTGCCATCCTGACGGATCTGTTTCCTCACGGACTCTGGATCCACCCCCATGTGGACCATTATGTCGTTCCGACGGAAGATGCCCGGCAGGAACTTGTGGCCATGGGTGTCCCCCCAGGGAGGATTCATCTCCACGGCATTCCGGTGGACCCCCGCTTCTCCCGGAAGACCCCGTCCACGGAAGCCCGTCGGAATCTCGGCCTTCCGGAGAAACCCACACTGCTGGTTTTGTCCGGAGGATTCGGGACAGCTCCCCTGTGTCACGTCCTGGACTCTTTCCGGCAAGTGAAAAAAGACATCTCCCTGGTTCTCGTAGCAGGCCGCAACGAACGTCTCCGTAGCGCTCTCGAAGCCCGGAAGAACGACTTCCCTTTTCCAGTCAGGGTGTTGGGGTTCACCGACAATCTCTCCGAATGGATGGACGCGTCGGACATCGTCTTGACAAAACCGGGAGGGTTAACGACATCGGAAACCCTTTCCAAAGGGATTCCCTTGATCCTTCTGCCCCCCCAGGGAGGACAGGAAAAACGAAACAGGGACTATCTTCTCTTCCGTCATGCCGCCATCGCGACAAAGAAGGAAGAAGCCGGAAAAACAGCGGTGCATCTTCTTGAAAACCCGGAGAAGTGTCAAACACTCATCCGGTCTTGTCGAAGAATCGCAAGACCTGACGCCGCCGAGACAATTTCGGCCTTTCTCATCGATCTCGATCAGCGTCTCACCGGGAGTCTGCCTTGA
- a CDS encoding dienelactone hydrolase family protein, translating to MTEKQQIPAFFDRSAISGIATEECRIASSLGGAFARPKGSGPHPAMIVFMEAFGLNGFIKDFLRLLAAEGFFAVAPDLYEGKIYEYSDFSGAIGHLSRLKDDVVMEQTRQTLEWLEKREDVQKDRTGALGFCMGGRLTFLSLTTFPDKLKAGVSYYGGSIGHEGLDGLGRKEVLSGAGRLKSPILLLYGAKDDSIPSEEHGRISKTLSALDKTYLLSVYPDAPHGFSCWQRSSYREEAAKPAWKLVRFFLENTLKNAGK from the coding sequence ATGACGGAAAAGCAACAAATTCCTGCGTTCTTTGATCGCTCTGCCATTTCCGGGATTGCGACGGAGGAGTGCCGGATTGCGTCTTCGCTTGGAGGAGCCTTTGCCCGTCCGAAAGGTTCCGGACCCCATCCGGCAATGATCGTGTTTATGGAAGCTTTTGGTCTCAACGGGTTTATCAAGGACTTTCTCCGTCTTTTGGCAGCGGAGGGCTTCTTCGCGGTCGCTCCCGATCTTTATGAAGGGAAAATCTACGAATACTCGGATTTTTCCGGAGCGATCGGGCATCTGTCCAGGTTGAAAGATGACGTTGTCATGGAACAGACCAGACAAACTCTGGAATGGCTCGAAAAAAGAGAGGATGTGCAAAAAGACCGGACAGGGGCGTTGGGATTTTGCATGGGGGGAAGACTGACATTTCTCTCCCTGACGACATTTCCGGACAAGCTGAAAGCGGGGGTTTCCTACTATGGAGGCTCTATCGGACACGAAGGTCTTGACGGGCTTGGCCGCAAGGAAGTCCTGTCAGGAGCCGGTCGCCTCAAGTCTCCGATTCTTCTGCTGTATGGGGCGAAGGACGATTCGATTCCCTCCGAAGAGCATGGCCGGATTTCCAAGACCCTGAGCGCTCTGGACAAAACATACCTCCTGTCGGTCTATCCGGATGCGCCTCACGGATTTTCCTGCTGGCAAAGGAGCTCTTACCGGGAAGAGGCCGCCAAACCTGCATGGAAGCTTGTCCGATTTTTTCTGGAAAATACATTAAAAAACGCCGGAAAGTAA
- a CDS encoding PQQ-binding-like beta-propeller repeat protein produces MRCPFFVSVMGQASSAGCNVENAKKQKINSIVLVLFVGCLLLGGRKTPLVADTLPVAPGGPFSRVYLPQNAPVGEDRFFGPSSWEQMNENPEHNAAFHQKAGGPSWFYDGVGWRFAEARAWPLEEKNPFGTRTDGKIEAAAVQTQFYGNALGVSVVDGIVYAESDDMFAYALNARTGQLIWRTSPVGNHLMGNPIVKGRFVYLSAGGVGFNFANVVRYRKTGFAVRGMDVSYNGIYALDRKTGHVLWHHGSLGEAMPTPAVHKNVLFFATGSGSVHALDRRTGRSLWTTRLKGNDNMSSPAYFSGRIFLAMAIPPRLYSLDARTGKVLWSRSIRGAANTGMGDVSPAVSRGVVVMDTVTRPERKGKEVTLQPVIVAFDAKTGKVLWEKKMRRGPRPPAFKGGVPMIAGHVVYVGSPVNGDYEARDLFTGKRIWRWSRMSSSRSAPTLVDGRLFIAGEDHVYVLDPETGKELSKRKVGGRMGIISPTIVGGTVYLANSWDWIVAMPLSLWNIRTAQ; encoded by the coding sequence TTGAGATGCCCGTTTTTCGTCTCTGTTATGGGGCAGGCGTCAAGTGCGGGGTGCAATGTGGAGAATGCCAAAAAACAGAAAATAAACTCGATCGTTCTGGTGCTTTTCGTTGGCTGTCTGCTCCTGGGGGGACGAAAGACGCCTCTTGTTGCCGATACGTTACCGGTCGCTCCGGGGGGACCTTTTTCCAGAGTTTATCTGCCTCAGAACGCTCCGGTGGGGGAAGACCGATTCTTTGGCCCCTCTTCCTGGGAGCAGATGAATGAAAACCCGGAGCACAACGCCGCATTTCATCAAAAGGCAGGCGGACCTTCCTGGTTTTATGACGGGGTTGGGTGGCGCTTTGCGGAAGCCCGTGCCTGGCCACTGGAAGAAAAAAATCCGTTCGGTACCCGCACGGACGGAAAAATCGAAGCGGCGGCCGTTCAGACCCAGTTTTACGGGAACGCTCTGGGCGTTTCCGTTGTGGACGGGATCGTCTATGCGGAATCGGATGATATGTTTGCCTACGCGTTGAACGCCAGAACCGGACAGCTGATCTGGCGGACCAGCCCGGTCGGAAATCACCTCATGGGAAACCCGATCGTCAAAGGGCGATTCGTCTATCTGTCTGCGGGGGGAGTCGGATTCAACTTCGCGAACGTCGTCCGTTATCGCAAGACAGGATTTGCGGTTCGCGGGATGGATGTCAGTTACAACGGGATCTATGCCCTGGACCGAAAAACCGGGCATGTTCTCTGGCATCACGGATCGCTTGGAGAAGCGATGCCGACCCCGGCCGTCCATAAAAATGTCCTGTTCTTTGCGACAGGCTCCGGAAGCGTGCACGCGCTGGACAGACGGACGGGAAGGTCCTTGTGGACGACACGTCTGAAAGGAAACGACAACATGTCCAGTCCTGCCTACTTTTCCGGAAGAATTTTTCTGGCGATGGCGATCCCTCCACGTCTTTACAGCCTGGATGCCCGAACGGGCAAGGTGCTGTGGAGCCGGTCGATTCGAGGAGCGGCGAATACGGGAATGGGGGACGTGTCTCCCGCTGTTTCACGGGGAGTCGTTGTGATGGATACCGTGACCCGGCCCGAAAGAAAAGGCAAAGAGGTGACCCTTCAACCGGTGATCGTCGCGTTCGATGCAAAGACCGGGAAGGTTCTCTGGGAGAAAAAGATGAGACGGGGCCCCCGCCCACCGGCGTTCAAGGGGGGTGTTCCCATGATCGCAGGACATGTCGTCTATGTCGGTTCTCCTGTCAACGGCGACTATGAAGCACGGGATCTGTTTACCGGAAAACGCATCTGGAGATGGAGCCGGATGTCTTCCTCCCGTTCTGCCCCGACTCTTGTTGACGGGCGTCTTTTTATTGCCGGAGAAGATCATGTGTATGTTCTTGATCCCGAAACCGGGAAAGAGCTGAGCAAAAGAAAGGTGGGCGGTCGCATGGGAATCATCAGTCCCACAATTGTCGGAGGAACGGTTTATCTTGCCAACTCCTGGGACTGGATTGTCGCGATGCCTCTCTCTCTCTGGAATATCCGAACGGCGCAATGA
- a CDS encoding VOC family protein, with translation MSFSDKPLVKKLLHTRMRVNDLDRTIRFYRDILGLRVSRTFTSPRGSRIAYLWIPGSDVELEITEFEASGPVNVPPDLVHLAFEVSNMDETIDRLASLNVPVTDGPTHTGHSIFAFIDAPEGYEIELIQPLHNAPAPPALPGGEELELGSIGPDSSPEILSELSKSHDRWVRETVAGHPATPPEALLTLSMDPDPLVREVAAQNPFLPEEAFQVLSRDPKEVIRSVLAKNISLSEEIARTLLSDPSPWVRESLAWNEALPVGILDILHKDEHPVVRSAATFTLSEKNRPAK, from the coding sequence ATGTCCTTTTCAGACAAGCCTCTGGTCAAAAAACTTCTCCATACCCGCATGCGCGTGAACGATCTGGACAGAACCATCCGCTTTTACCGGGATATTCTCGGCCTCCGCGTTTCGCGGACCTTCACCTCTCCCAGAGGTTCACGCATCGCCTATCTGTGGATTCCCGGCTCCGATGTGGAGCTTGAAATCACCGAGTTTGAGGCGTCCGGCCCCGTCAACGTTCCTCCCGACCTGGTTCACCTTGCCTTCGAAGTGTCCAATATGGACGAAACGATCGATCGCCTGGCCTCCCTGAACGTCCCGGTGACAGACGGTCCAACGCACACCGGACACAGCATTTTCGCCTTCATAGACGCACCGGAGGGGTACGAGATCGAACTGATTCAGCCTCTCCATAACGCTCCGGCTCCACCAGCCCTTCCGGGCGGGGAAGAGCTCGAACTCGGCTCGATTGGTCCCGACTCCTCTCCGGAAATTCTGTCCGAACTGTCAAAAAGCCATGACCGATGGGTCCGCGAAACGGTGGCCGGACATCCTGCAACTCCGCCCGAAGCGCTTCTCACCTTGTCGATGGATCCGGATCCCCTGGTCCGGGAGGTTGCGGCACAAAACCCTTTCCTTCCGGAAGAGGCTTTTCAGGTCCTGTCCCGGGATCCCAAAGAAGTGATCCGGTCGGTCCTGGCAAAAAACATCTCGCTTTCGGAAGAAATCGCCCGGACTCTCCTGTCGGATCCTTCCCCCTGGGTCCGGGAATCCCTGGCATGGAATGAAGCCCTCCCCGTCGGCATTCTCGATATTCTGCACAAAGACGAACACCCCGTCGTCCGGAGTGCGGCCACCTTCACGTTGTCGGAGAAGAACCGTCCGGCAAAATGA
- a CDS encoding UDP-2,3-diacylglucosamine diphosphatase, producing MKYRTIWISDIHLGTRGCQAERLLHFLRNTESETLFLVGDIIDFWAMKRSWYWPETHNTVIQKILRKARHGTRVIYLEGNHDPVRKTLDFFFDNPFSSFGNIHILKEVVHKTADGRSFLVLHGDRFDALIRCAPLLVHLGDKGYDLLVRLNRAFHICLSGIGVQSEWSLSGTVKNSVKSVLAYIESFELQIAREVHAMGLDGAICGHIHKPAIKTLDSIVYHNDGDWVESCTALVEHLDGRMELVSWNRPDTTFEKDPAEDHDWPVQGDREEEEILAACPSFSAPDVHSGHAGERTSSTERDRHPASWRQE from the coding sequence TTGAAATACAGGACAATCTGGATTTCGGACATTCACCTCGGAACACGGGGGTGCCAGGCCGAACGACTGCTCCATTTTCTCCGGAACACCGAATCGGAGACCCTTTTTCTGGTCGGAGACATTATCGACTTCTGGGCGATGAAACGATCCTGGTATTGGCCGGAAACCCATAATACAGTCATCCAGAAAATCCTCCGGAAAGCCCGCCATGGAACACGGGTGATCTATCTCGAAGGGAATCATGACCCCGTGCGGAAAACGCTCGATTTCTTTTTCGACAATCCTTTTTCTTCCTTCGGGAATATTCACATTCTGAAAGAAGTCGTTCACAAAACGGCCGACGGTCGATCTTTTCTGGTTCTTCACGGGGACCGGTTCGATGCGTTGATCCGCTGCGCGCCGCTCCTTGTTCATCTCGGGGACAAGGGATACGACCTCCTTGTCCGGCTGAACCGGGCCTTTCACATCTGTCTGTCGGGGATCGGGGTTCAGTCGGAATGGTCCTTGTCCGGAACAGTCAAGAATTCGGTGAAGTCCGTTCTGGCCTACATCGAAAGCTTCGAACTCCAGATTGCCCGGGAGGTTCATGCAATGGGTCTGGACGGAGCCATTTGCGGCCATATTCATAAGCCGGCCATCAAAACACTGGATTCCATTGTCTATCATAACGACGGGGATTGGGTGGAAAGCTGCACTGCTCTCGTAGAACACCTGGATGGCAGAATGGAGCTTGTCAGCTGGAATCGACCGGACACAACCTTCGAGAAGGATCCGGCGGAAGACCATGACTGGCCGGTTCAGGGTGATCGGGAGGAAGAAGAGATCCTTGCCGCCTGTCCGTCTTTCAGTGCGCCGGACGTCCATTCGGGTCATGCCGGAGAAAGAACGTCCAGTACAGAAAGAGATAGGCACCCTGCAAGCTGGCGGCAAGAATAA
- the acs gene encoding acetate--CoA ligase produces MSTSHEPTPGMEKHPLFHPPEETLRNAHVQDYVKVYQESIDDPAGFWGRIATELEWFTPWTSVLDWDPQTYTGRWFPGGTTNISHNALDRHVAKGYGNKVALIWSGDSGEERVITYSQLLDSVERLCHALHSLGLEKGDRVSIFLPPTPEQVISMLACARMGLIHSVVFSGFSEAALKSRMEDAQPKLLITADAGFRRGKEIPLLQTARAARTGILSIRNTLVVRRKDPRFPVDASSGEKAFDELLEKNRKKGSFPPAPMGADDPLFILYTSGTTGKPKGIVHVQPGYMVGTYLTTRWVFDIRDSDVYFCVADPGWITGHSYIVYGPLLNRTTVLMAEGAPDWPDPGRWWKLIEKYRVTVFYSTPTAVRLQMRHGEKWPSGHDLSSLRLLGSVGEPINPEAWMWFRNVTGGRLPIMDTWWQTETGMHMITPLPSTPLVPGSATKPFPGVEVDIVDKNGNPVPDGESGLVVIKKPWPAMFRTVFKDPDRYRQYWTEIPGMYFSGDSARRDSSGFYHLIGRIDDVIKVAGHRLGTAEVESALVSHPAVAEAAVIGKPDSLKGESLKAFVILRQGKKPETEEELSSLRKDIRHHVREELGAIAQPDEIEITDWLPKTRSGKIMRRVLRARELGLPEGDTSTLED; encoded by the coding sequence ATGAGCACGTCACATGAGCCGACCCCCGGAATGGAAAAGCACCCGCTTTTTCATCCGCCTGAAGAAACTCTCCGGAACGCCCACGTCCAGGACTATGTCAAAGTCTATCAGGAATCCATCGACGACCCGGCCGGGTTTTGGGGACGCATTGCCACCGAACTCGAATGGTTTACCCCATGGACGTCCGTCCTCGACTGGGATCCCCAAACCTACACCGGACGATGGTTTCCCGGAGGTACGACCAATATTTCCCACAATGCGCTCGACCGGCATGTGGCCAAGGGATATGGCAACAAGGTCGCCCTCATCTGGTCCGGGGACAGCGGGGAAGAAAGGGTGATCACCTACAGCCAGCTTCTCGATTCCGTGGAGCGCCTCTGTCACGCACTCCACTCTCTTGGACTGGAAAAAGGAGATCGCGTTTCCATCTTTCTCCCGCCGACCCCCGAACAGGTGATTTCCATGCTGGCCTGTGCCCGGATGGGGCTCATTCATTCGGTCGTCTTTTCCGGATTTTCTGAAGCCGCTCTCAAAAGTCGCATGGAGGACGCCCAGCCCAAACTCCTTATCACGGCAGACGCCGGATTCCGGAGAGGGAAGGAAATTCCTCTCCTTCAGACCGCCCGTGCCGCCCGGACAGGGATTCTGTCGATCCGGAACACGCTGGTCGTCCGGAGAAAAGATCCCCGTTTTCCGGTCGATGCCTCTTCGGGCGAAAAGGCTTTCGACGAACTTCTGGAGAAAAACCGGAAAAAAGGATCCTTTCCTCCGGCCCCAATGGGTGCGGACGATCCCCTTTTCATTCTTTACACCTCCGGCACGACGGGAAAACCCAAGGGTATCGTGCATGTACAGCCGGGCTACATGGTCGGCACCTACCTGACGACCCGGTGGGTTTTCGACATCCGGGATTCGGACGTTTATTTCTGTGTCGCCGATCCGGGATGGATTACCGGACACAGCTACATCGTCTATGGTCCCCTTTTGAACCGGACGACGGTTCTCATGGCGGAAGGCGCACCGGACTGGCCCGATCCCGGCCGGTGGTGGAAACTGATCGAAAAATATCGCGTGACGGTCTTCTATTCGACGCCGACGGCTGTTCGGCTCCAGATGCGTCACGGGGAGAAATGGCCTTCCGGCCATGATCTCTCCTCCCTCCGTCTCCTTGGCTCCGTCGGTGAACCCATCAACCCGGAAGCCTGGATGTGGTTCCGCAACGTGACGGGAGGCCGTCTTCCAATCATGGACACCTGGTGGCAGACCGAAACCGGAATGCATATGATCACCCCGCTTCCGTCCACCCCGCTTGTACCGGGGTCGGCAACGAAACCTTTCCCCGGCGTGGAGGTCGACATCGTGGACAAGAACGGAAACCCTGTTCCCGATGGCGAAAGCGGACTCGTGGTCATCAAAAAACCCTGGCCTGCGATGTTTCGCACCGTCTTCAAGGATCCGGATCGATATCGCCAGTACTGGACAGAAATCCCCGGGATGTACTTTTCCGGCGATTCAGCCCGGCGGGACTCCTCGGGTTTCTATCACCTGATAGGCAGAATCGACGATGTCATCAAGGTGGCTGGCCACCGGCTGGGAACCGCAGAAGTCGAAAGCGCCCTGGTGTCGCATCCGGCCGTGGCCGAAGCGGCCGTTATCGGCAAACCGGACTCCCTGAAAGGGGAAAGCCTGAAAGCGTTTGTCATCCTCCGGCAAGGGAAAAAACCGGAGACCGAAGAGGAACTCTCTTCTCTCCGGAAAGACATCCGCCATCATGTCCGGGAGGAACTCGGCGCCATCGCCCAGCCGGACGAGATCGAAATCACGGACTGGCTTCCGAAAACCCGAAGCGGAAAAATCATGCGGCGGGTTCTGCGCGCCCGGGAACTCGGCCTCCCGGAAGGAGACACGTCCACACTGGAAGACTGA
- a CDS encoding MFS transporter codes for MIASARSLIAARCLRSIAQGILLVDFTLYLRALGWTAVQLGALFTAGIFFQILLILMTGPLVDRLGPRPVLLSIGLLQGVVSLGPWVSHSSSVLWGAALFCGFGIGAGAASGPFSPVELAWLGRLVGPAERGKLYSFSNSAGFAGIGIGAFLGMFPERLAGPVHGPSLYQPMFPVFSAFLFASCILVAISPVPPPLQEEENTVIRRTREEENLLLRKLVLANALNGLGIGLFFPLLAWWFSSRFGRGPQSLGALFAMNYILIAVSSYVIARLSLLLGVVRAVLLTRGAGLVMLLILPFSPSFGVAFFIYVLRSIFNQGSVGSRQSLSLNLVGQKRHGLAGTVHIVSTQLPMAIGPYVTGALFHSGHTTWPFILAASLQGAYLFLYWTFFLRHDPNGRPAH; via the coding sequence TTGATCGCTTCCGCCCGGTCGCTGATCGCCGCCCGATGTCTCAGGAGTATTGCCCAGGGCATTCTGCTCGTCGACTTTACTTTGTACCTGCGGGCTCTTGGCTGGACAGCTGTTCAGCTGGGAGCCCTTTTTACGGCCGGAATTTTTTTTCAGATCCTCCTGATTCTCATGACAGGTCCCCTTGTCGACCGGCTGGGACCGCGTCCTGTTCTCTTGTCGATCGGTTTGTTGCAGGGCGTTGTCTCCCTTGGACCCTGGGTCTCGCACTCAAGTTCCGTTTTATGGGGCGCTGCGTTGTTCTGCGGTTTCGGGATAGGAGCCGGAGCCGCTTCCGGTCCTTTTTCACCGGTGGAGCTGGCCTGGCTCGGCAGACTGGTGGGTCCCGCGGAACGGGGAAAACTTTACAGTTTCAGCAACAGTGCGGGATTTGCCGGAATCGGCATCGGTGCCTTCCTGGGAATGTTTCCGGAAAGACTAGCTGGTCCGGTCCATGGTCCGTCCCTTTATCAGCCCATGTTTCCTGTTTTTTCCGCTTTTCTTTTTGCTTCCTGCATTCTGGTGGCGATCTCCCCTGTCCCGCCCCCTCTCCAGGAGGAGGAAAACACCGTCATCCGGCGGACACGGGAAGAGGAAAATCTCCTGTTAAGAAAGCTGGTTCTGGCCAACGCCCTGAACGGTCTGGGGATTGGCCTTTTTTTCCCTCTTCTGGCCTGGTGGTTCAGTTCCCGTTTCGGTCGGGGCCCCCAAAGCCTGGGTGCCCTGTTCGCCATGAACTACATTCTGATTGCGGTTTCTTCTTATGTGATTGCCCGATTATCTCTCCTCCTCGGGGTCGTCCGTGCGGTCCTTCTGACGCGGGGGGCAGGACTTGTCATGCTTCTGATCCTGCCTTTTTCCCCGTCCTTCGGCGTTGCGTTTTTTATTTATGTTCTCCGGTCCATCTTCAACCAGGGGTCCGTGGGATCCCGACAATCCCTGAGTCTCAATCTTGTCGGTCAGAAAAGGCATGGTCTTGCCGGAACGGTTCATATCGTCTCGACTCAGCTCCCCATGGCGATCGGGCCTTACGTGACAGGGGCTCTCTTTCATTCGGGACATACCACATGGCCCTTTATTCTTGCCGCCAGCTTGCAGGGTGCCTATCTCTTTCTGTACTGGACGTTCTTTCTCCGGCATGACCCGAATGGACGTCCGGCGCACTGA
- a CDS encoding CHAD domain-containing protein, with product MLRKKTQANPIKTSLRVDEALRHCWENEKRTLKDHFRHSMGPKTLHAIRRSLRRAIRISFFVGRIGRLTPASQKNLAWMKKTYRALGPWREKDVIAREWRRLLRTLPEVKTCAVLSGSGVPGGRKKCPRRKRMLVRVLKRIDRCPFPACQNDALTKTAASDFLARLQAFFSDRDAKLERLAARWERLDPGERHRLRKIVRVLHESWVVVRHLSPEIQDGNWDRLLSKLDRCLGRVHDRDVRLGKLCRRTRLSGKKGWRKALLSGWSAGLANEQVQEIGPLLKQYLALPRPWKTEVLGMFILPDGSSPTT from the coding sequence ATGCTCAGGAAAAAAACGCAAGCGAATCCGATAAAGACATCCCTCCGCGTTGACGAAGCCCTGCGTCACTGCTGGGAAAACGAAAAAAGAACGCTCAAAGACCATTTCCGGCATTCGATGGGGCCCAAAACCCTGCACGCAATCCGTCGTTCCCTCCGGCGAGCAATCCGGATCTCTTTCTTCGTCGGGCGAATTGGCCGTCTGACTCCGGCAAGCCAAAAAAATCTTGCGTGGATGAAAAAAACCTACAGAGCGCTTGGCCCCTGGCGGGAGAAAGATGTGATCGCGCGGGAATGGAGGCGGTTGCTTCGCACTCTTCCGGAGGTCAAAACGTGTGCGGTCTTGTCCGGATCGGGTGTCCCCGGAGGACGCAAAAAATGTCCGAGGAGAAAGCGGATGCTGGTGCGTGTTCTAAAAAGAATCGATCGATGTCCCTTTCCGGCGTGCCAGAACGATGCCCTGACAAAAACGGCAGCGTCGGACTTTCTTGCCCGTCTTCAGGCGTTTTTTTCCGACCGGGACGCAAAGCTTGAGCGTCTGGCAGCAAGATGGGAGCGTCTTGATCCAGGAGAACGACATCGACTGCGAAAGATTGTGCGCGTGCTTCACGAATCCTGGGTTGTAGTACGGCATCTCTCGCCTGAAATCCAGGACGGGAATTGGGACAGGCTTCTCTCGAAGTTGGACCGGTGTCTGGGGCGTGTTCACGATCGGGACGTGCGTTTGGGGAAACTTTGCCGGAGGACCCGATTGTCCGGGAAGAAAGGATGGAGAAAGGCTCTTCTTTCGGGATGGTCTGCGGGTCTTGCAAACGAGCAGGTTCAGGAAATCGGGCCTCTCCTGAAGCAATACCTGGCACTTCCCCGTCCCTGGAAGACGGAAGTCTTGGGAATGTTCATTTTGCCGGACGGTTCTTCTCCGACAACGTGA
- a CDS encoding sensor histidine kinase gives MNRKLFLQLLLISLSVSFVLGAAIITGIRSLNEAGEGPVQNPALKFMARVVERGGSYQATLQIFEAMRIKLGLGIMPVWIVGQDGEIYAETSPYGPLPVEWKSLVKPRKIHGIVAHYRPFHLTPDYMIIRLDSYVPTYLMVRIPNAGALQRTLLGQSVFLFGTMAASAFAGLLITFVYLRQKSLQAKDVLGRLEKGDLKARFPISRLDEAGSLMTDFNRMADAIERLVARVEETDRARQELLQELGHDLRTPMTSLRAAVDTLLSHGKVMSEEEREKFVRIIQAESHYFLRMIDDLFFIAEVGDPRYRKTAEEVDITQLLKTEIMQREDKDPQKQRSLSSRLLSDQKPLKIIGDPILLKRLFRNALQNARRYATTSVEVSIEKIKSEEGLSRARIRVLDDGPGIEPEEAAIFGKRRTRRFSIDRTLSDSEISLGLGSVIMAEIVRVHGGSLSVRNLKEAGLDQTGTELLIELPV, from the coding sequence TTGAACCGCAAGCTTTTTCTGCAACTCCTCCTCATCAGTCTTTCTGTCTCCTTTGTTCTGGGAGCTGCCATCATCACGGGTATTCGCAGCCTGAACGAGGCCGGAGAGGGCCCTGTCCAGAACCCCGCATTAAAATTCATGGCGAGAGTGGTCGAACGCGGGGGATCATATCAGGCCACCCTTCAGATCTTCGAAGCGATGCGCATCAAGCTTGGACTCGGGATCATGCCTGTCTGGATCGTGGGACAGGATGGGGAAATCTATGCCGAAACATCTCCGTACGGACCTCTTCCGGTCGAATGGAAATCCCTTGTCAAACCGCGGAAGATCCATGGCATCGTCGCCCACTACCGCCCTTTTCATCTGACACCGGATTACATGATCATCCGTTTGGATTCTTATGTGCCCACGTATCTGATGGTACGCATTCCCAATGCCGGCGCCCTTCAGCGCACGCTCCTCGGTCAATCGGTCTTTCTGTTCGGAACGATGGCGGCATCCGCCTTTGCCGGTCTGTTGATCACATTCGTCTACCTGCGCCAGAAATCCCTTCAGGCAAAGGATGTTCTGGGTCGTCTTGAAAAAGGGGACCTGAAGGCCCGATTTCCGATTTCCCGTCTGGACGAAGCGGGAAGTCTCATGACCGATTTTAATCGGATGGCGGACGCGATTGAACGACTGGTGGCCCGGGTCGAAGAGACGGACAGGGCCAGGCAGGAACTGTTGCAGGAGCTGGGCCATGATCTGAGAACACCGATGACGAGTTTGCGGGCCGCCGTCGACACTCTCCTGTCGCACGGAAAAGTCATGTCGGAAGAGGAAAGGGAAAAGTTCGTCCGGATTATCCAGGCGGAAAGCCACTATTTTCTCCGGATGATTGATGACCTGTTCTTTATTGCCGAAGTCGGCGATCCGCGATACCGGAAGACGGCGGAAGAAGTCGATATCACCCAACTCCTCAAAACCGAGATCATGCAACGGGAAGACAAGGACCCCCAAAAGCAAAGATCCCTTTCCAGCAGGCTTTTGTCGGATCAGAAGCCGCTCAAGATCATCGGAGATCCGATCCTTCTCAAGAGACTTTTTCGGAACGCGTTGCAAAATGCGCGTCGATACGCAACGACGTCCGTCGAGGTGTCGATTGAAAAAATCAAATCCGAAGAGGGCCTTTCCCGCGCGCGAATCCGGGTTCTGGATGACGGTCCGGGAATTGAGCCGGAAGAAGCAGCGATCTTCGGAAAACGCCGGACAAGACGTTTTTCAATCGACCGGACGTTATCCGATTCGGAAATTTCTCTTGGTCTCGGGTCGGTCATCATGGCCGAAATCGTGCGGGTTCATGGAGGATCCCTCTCCGTCCGAAATCTGAAGGAGGCGGGACTCGACCAGACCGGTACCGAACTTCTGATCGAACTTCCGGTTTAG